From Labrus bergylta chromosome 22, fLabBer1.1, whole genome shotgun sequence, one genomic window encodes:
- the LOC109998355 gene encoding uncharacterized protein isoform X2, translating to MSHPPYDPHVSGSQRSYQGPYGLSTTEAEVDPQGASSDLGPPGSSPSSSGASSGIPNNSRPIIPPLMSLSGNDRPAEDEDFASSVDVSISGAGEEVRFLDQDTSSLQRDSGTGMKSYPWLQSSTSASVGPGDNMDTQSDNKPLDWFMSCERPTADDSPPALSSSERTEGGTLNTTNESNLGLDHDGDPVSSKPESLTESDHLKCTSGTAADILLQFGLEKEDLELLISYPEDQITPANLLVILQHIRLQKDKRSASRSSRSSASSSATSQSTEQTNQPLAGLITYDHLAHLISDARSPVKAAVAKNRPTPAMIQDYSSVPPSVFPHTCSLCDHKCSKMVDWTQHRMNGLHFSNCQKLLRHYPNWVPKVDMETRTAGKDAKSSTSAETRRHERTRHESRSRSKSKSPRCRRGSGGRRNKRRSRSPHRSRYHRRFRSRSRSPQQDHRISSRHRSRSRSPERQLSPRRSGRRRSTPRRSRERRSPRRRKRERRSLPESESCPEGERKSSAERLAKKLLETSGVLSLSNQNDLEAVVKSLAPALVAELSKMKSSSSGKGRKGSSSPPSAGGKRSSASSSSTERKESATNTSKAKPNLQKSESSKASPQTTVTLQEIWPTLSHSDVLSAVEQFGKTKSVVLYRAKMEGVVIYEKEEDAKKLKSLKSLYINGIPLTVGKEKVTVDKEKTPPLKKPGMSSPSSTQSSNEKIHPTSVTSNIKDKHVILEAKSVSTRQIAKTLQTGSSSTSASGSKSESPGNKPASERSKTTVTEAGEELKDKPKTPEPAKASEVQVETVSTTQKPKTPVDKLPAGEAATKESVSEIAPKDEKNPTKSTAPDHQSDGDNSKPKESETKLQASLEEPRDTAEDVEKAHEPVLEPESRGKPNNAEDSDEPMELGVSGGKVSEPVKVKREETSSEAAPESSADKPGESRPPTSSVETQPTETSVEASSQESVSPEPELETNTEEASHLKHQAAGLGISASAEAEESSKAADTSASLTPQETAAGTSEQQPSPVVTPPTAGEMMDTLLDASKISYFRTKSCFVLDFLKFGRRQLLISNLPRYDVCRYTEDDIAKQLTPFGFQHTDDSIFVFPQARLAFALMPTKDDVREVMKAAVHHRILLKGTVLWFKVLSSTKMYSPLGLYTILMKTMKSPLKDEGSRLVYIKNISQLETRKLREALTFFGSFRNFMPLLNKVFIEFQTVEDADRFGGWYSRVKPGHGHNVQRLNVDEGSSLETEPTSEEERRMEESSANDSSKAASRALAVTTEEAAAIQHQANATPLTCGEMIEEYLCSRRIQCHPEESCFTPKFLKHGRNLMLITELPNDGRYTEAKVAELLAPFGFRYKEDTIYVVPQSRMAFILMNDTQAVQDLLRSHKERPLTLQRTRLSVNVVLGRFKTEPIGFYRSLMDHIDFPVADDGARTLFITNISSSEIRELRKALIKIGSFRNFLPLLNKVFIEFDSYRDADRLGVWYSVLKQAPGHVVQRLKVPTSGCTSLAPRLPENAFPVHQDIMEGVTIPPADVVIPPGSVAPFWVTMRNVPFVFPTISPWFITPEYQTIRDTGDIERAKDSSSSTIMLTGLPEGNYKHEDVARLVWPYFPQKTLHTLYYNVTVLPLQRRAFVSFEDSKACRHFVRDHMATPFSVQGRTIRVHIVLQHMHPESTEEMMYMSLMKWSNAGVPDHDSLEERLLCVGISEASADVVSVVLEAVASVAPFVNFLPLANRICIEMADPGAVTKGLKAKENTLSTNTGKMASWGKVERFETVKSLKQRLQDSAQTPIELEPAAVSVDAELPASDCPPEHPPSEPLDSGSQSALQTNNLKGSTVSKPIAAGPSSTVTSESEGVQKPGTEVDMDSTAGSNSNEGDKKMKKMETSATIKRNKEEGEQDGDETDEQIGDISSKTQTAGPKESQTLHEERLQISGGIDDERKAQTEASSEMEMDCSFQGQKDSHMVQSVERLLTTPEAESETRQNNVEDGAARNESGHTSIASKSDGTEESPKKQDGEETRSKKDTTADKSVTKKTKKEDNPLQVDAVKKSPVRRSTRGKKEETVGKELKEESENPDRNEEEESMNFVTEEKVEEEEVKETVTPRRRGRARRTRQTPGNTREHFRNVFECH from the exons ATGTCCCATCCACCGTATGACCCCCATGTCTCTGGGAGCCAAAGGTCATACCAAGGGCCATATGGACTCTCGACGACAGAGGCAGAAGTGGACCCTCAGGGTGCATCCTCCGATCTTGGACCTCCTGGTTCAAGCCCGAGTTCTTCCGGAGCGTCCTCTGGAATTCCCAACAATTCTCGGCCAATAATACCACCGTTGATGTCTCTGTCGGGAAATGACAGGCCTGCCGAGGACGAGGATTTTGCTAGCTCTGTAGACGTGAGCATTAGCGGCGCCGGAGAGGAGGTGAGGTTTCTGGACCAGGACACTTCCAGCTTACAAAGGGATTCAGGCACAGGAATGAAGTCCTACCCCTGGTTGCAGTCCTCAACCTCTGCCTCTGTTGGACCTGGAGacaacatggacacacaaaGTGACAATAAGCCCTTGGACTGGTTTATGAGCTGCGAAAGACCCACTGCCGATGACTCGCCCCCTGCTTTGTCTAGCTCAGAACGCACTGAAGGCGGTACGTTAAATACCACCAATGAGTCCAATCTAGGGTTGGATCATGATGGCGATCCAGTGTCCTCAAAACCAGAATCCTTAACAGAGTCCGATCATCTCAAGTGCACCTCTGGAACGGCAGCTGATATCCTTCTGCAGTTTGGACTTGAAAAAGAAGATTTGGAACTTCTCATCTCCTATCCTGAAGACCAGATTACTCCCGCTAACCTGCTGGTGATTTTACAACATATACGCCTTCAGAAGGATAAGAGATCGGCCAGCAGATCCTCGCGTAGTTCAGCGTCGAGTTCTGCAACTTCTCAAAGCACCGAGCAAACAAACCAGCCGCTCGCCGGCCTGATTACCTACGACCACTTGGCGCATCTGATTTCCGATGCGCGGTCTCCCGTAAAGGCGGCGGTTGCCAAGAATCGGCCGACGCCAGCTATGATTCAAGACTACTCCTCTGTCCCGCCAAGTGTCTTCCCGCACACCTGTTCTTTGTGTGACCATAAATGTTCCAAAATGGTG GATTGGACACAGCACCGGATGAACGGCCTTCATTTTTCCAACTGCCAAAAGCTTCTCAGACA TTACCCTAACTGGGTGCCTAAGGTTGATATGGAGACCAG GACTGCAGGTAAAGATGCAAAGTCCTCAACCTCTGCAGAGACTCGGCGACATGAGAGAACCAGACATGAGAGTCGCTCCCGGTCCAAGTCAAAGAGCCCCCGTTGCCGCCGTGGCTCTGGCGGTCGAAGGAATAAACGACGATCCCGATCGCCTCATCGCTCCAGATACCATCGCAG GTTCCGATCGCGGTCTCGCTCCCCACAGCAGGATCACCGGATCTCCTCGCGCCATCGGTCACGTTCGAGGAGCCCTGAGAGACAATTGTCTCCAAGGAGGAGTGGCAGGAGACGGTCGACGCCGAGAAGGAGCCGTGAGAGACGATCGCCTAGGAGAAGGAAGCGTGAGAGGAGATCACTGCCGGAGTCTGAGTCGTGCcctgaaggagagaggaaaagcaGCGCAGAGAGACTGGCTAAGAAACTCCTGGAAACATCAG GTGTCCTCTCGCTGTCAAATCAGAATGACCTGGAGGCCGTGGTTAAAAGTCTTGCTCCCGCCTTAGTGGCAGAACTATCCAAGATGAAATCCTCTTCCTCCGGTAAAGGACGGAAAggctcctcttctcctccctctgctggagGAAAGAGATCAtctgcatcctcctcctctacagAACGGAAGGAGTCTGCAACGAACACCTCTAAAGCAAAGCCCAACCTGCAGAAAAGCGAG TCCAGTAAAGCGTCACCTCAGACCACGGTGACCCTGCAGGAGATTTGGCCTACTCTCTCTCACAGCGACGTGCTCTCTGCCGTGGAGCAGTTTGGAAAAACGAAGTCAGTCGTTCTGTATCGGGCCAAGATGGAG GGCGTGGTGATTTACGAGAAAGAAGAGGACGCTAAGAAGCTGAAGAGCTTGAAGTCACTCTACATCAACGGAATCCCTCTCACTGTTGGCAAAGAAAAG GTGACTGTTGATAAGGAGAAGACCCCTCCTCTAAA aaaacccGGCATGTCTAGTCCATCCTCAACTCAATCCAGCAATGAAAAGATTCATCCCACAAGTGTAACATCCAAcattaaagacaaacatgtgATTTTGGAAGCTAAGAGCGTCTCAACCCGACAGATAGCTAAAACTCTACAAACTGGATCATCATCTACCTCAGCCTCAGGGTCCAAGTCAGAGTCTCCTGGAAACAAGCCTGCATCTGAAAGGTCTAAAACCACCGTTACAGAAGCTGGAGAGGAGCTGAAAGACAAACCCAAAACTCCAGAACCGGCAAAGGCCTCAGAGGTTCAAGTAGAAACGGTCTCAACAACACAGAAACCCAAAACTCCAGTGGACAAGCTGCCTGCAGGAGAAGCTGCCACTAAAGAAAGTGTCTCTGAAATAGCtccaaaagatgaaaaaaatccCACTAAATCTACAGCTCCAGATCATCAGTCTGACGGGGACAACTCAAAGCCTAAAGAATCTGAAACTAAGCTTCAAGCGTCTTTGGAGGAGCCGAGGGACACAGCCGAGGATGTTGAAAAAGCACATGAACCAGTTCTTGAACCTGAGAGTCGAGGAAAACCCAACAACGCTGAAGATTCAGATGAACCGATGGAGCTCGGGGTGTCAGGAGGTAAAGTTTCAGAACCTGTGAAAGTCAAAAGGGAAGAAACAAGTTCAGAGGCTGCACCAGAAAGTTCAGCAGACAAACCCGGAGAGAGTCGACCGCCAACCAGTTCAGTCGAGACTCAGCCAACAGAAACGTCCGTCGAAGCTTCCAGCCAGGAAAGCGTCTCGCCAGAACCGGAACTGGAGACGAACACAGAAGAAGCATCACACTTGAAACATCAGGCTGCAG GTCTGGGGATTTCAGCATCGGCCGAGGCCGAGGAGTCCTCCAAAGCCGCGGACACTTCTGCATCTTTGACCCCCCAGGAAACGGCTGCAGGGACGAGCGAGCAGCAGCCTTCACCTGTAGTTACCCCCCCGACTGCCGGGGAGATGATGGACACCCTCCTGGATGCATCGAAAataa GCTACTTCCGCACAAAGTCGTGCTTCGTTCTCGAC ttttTAAAGTTCGGAAGGAGGCAGCTGCTCATTTCCAATCTGCCGAGGTACGACGTTTGCCGCTACACCGAGGACGACATTGCCAAGCAGCTCACTCCATTTGGCTTTCAACACACGGACGACagcatctttgtttttcctcaggcTCGATTG GCGTTCGCCTTGATGCCGACAAAAGACGATGTACGTGAAGTCATGAAAGCAGCTGTTCACCATCGCATTCTCTTGAAGGGGACTGTCCTCTGGTTTAAGGTTTTATCCTCGACCAAAATGTACAGCCCG CTCGGGTTATATACGATTCTGATGAAGACGATGAAGTCT CCTCTGAAGGATGAAGGAAGTAGACTGGTCTACATCAAGAACATCTCCCAGCTGGAAACCCGCAAACTCAGGGAAGCGCTGACATTTTTTGGCTCTTTTAGGAACTTCATGCCTCTCCTCAACAAA gtgttTATAGAATTTCAGACGGTCGAAGATGCCGATCGTTTTGGAGGTTGGTACAGTCGGGTAAAACCGGGGCATGGTCATAACGTGCAAAGGCTCAACGTGGACGAAGGCAGCTCTTTAGAAACAG AGCCCACgtctgaagaggagagaagaatgGAGGAATCCTCGGCCAACGATTCCTCTAAAGCTGCCAGCAGAGCCCTGGCTGTGACGACTGAAGAAGCTGCAGCCATTCAGCATCAAGCTAATGCCACGCCTTTGACCTGTGGAGAGATGATAGAAGAGTACCTGTGCTCCAGGAGAATTC AGTGTCATCCAGAAGAATCCTGCTTCACACCAAAG ttTTTGAAACATGGCCGCAACTTGATGCTCATAACCGAGCTGCCCAACGACGGGCGCTACACGGAGGCCAAGGTTGCCGAACTGCTCGCTCCTTTTGGATTTCGATACAAGGAAGACACAATCTATGTGGTTCCTCAGTCGCGCATG gcGTTCATTTTGATGAACGACACCCAAGCAGTGCAAGACCTCCTGAGAAGCCACAAAGAGCGACCGCTCACTTTACAACGAACCAGACTCAGCGTCAACGTTGTCCTTGGCAGATTTAAAACGGAACCA ATTGGCTTCTATAGATCTCTGATGGACCACATCGATTTT CCCGTAGCAGACGACGGGGCGAGAACGCTCTTCATCACCAACATTTCGTCGAGTGAGATCAGAGAGCTCAGAAAAGCTTTGATCAAAATCGGTTCATTTCGGAACTTCCTGCCTCTTCTCAACAAG gTGTTTATAGAATTTGACTCGTACCGTGATGCTGATCGGCTCGGGGTTTGGTACAGCGTTCTCAAACAAGCCCCCGGTCACGTAGTCCAGAGGTTGAAGGTACCAACCAGTGGCTGCACATCACTCG CGCCGAGACTTCCTGAAAACGCCTTTCCAGTCCACCAGGACATCATGGAGGGAGTAACCATCCCACCAGCAGACGTCGTCATTCCTCCGGGCAGCGTGGCCCCGTTTTGGGTCACAATGAGAAATGTTCCCTTCGTCTTCCCAACCATTTCTCCTTGGTTCATCACCCCAG AGTACCAGACCATCAGGGACACAGGCGACATCGAG AGAGCCAAAGACTCCTCGTCGTCCACCATCATGCTGACCGGTTTGCCAGAAGGAAACTACAAACATGAGGATGTGGCGAGGCTGGTGTGGCCATATTTCCCCCAGAAGACCCTTCACACCCTGTACTACAACGTGACAGTCCTACCGCTGCAGAGGAGG GCATTTGTATCTTTTGAGGACTCCAAAGCATGCCGCCATTTTGTCCGAGATCACATGGCAACGCCTTTCTCTGTCCAGGGCCGCACAATCAGGGTCCATATCGTGCTGCAGCACATGCATCCTGAATCCACTGag GAGATGATGTACATGAGCCTGATGAAGTGGAGCAACGCT gGAGTTCCTGATCACGACTCTCTGGAGGAGCGGCTGCTGTGTGTCGGGATCTCCGAGGCGTCCGCGGATGTCGTCAGTGTCGTCTTGGAAGCGGTGGCGTCTGTTGCACCTTTTGTAAACTTCCTGCCACTGGCCAACAGG ATATGCATCGAGATGGCCGATCCCGGCGCTGTCACCAAGGGGCTGAaggcaaaagaaaacactttaagCACAAACACCGGAAAGATGGCGTCATG GGGAAAAGTGGAGCGCTTTGAGAC GGTGAAGAGCCTAAAGCAGCGTCTCCAAGATTCTGCTCAAACACCAATCGAGTTAGAGCCAGCAGCAGTCAGTGTGGACGCCGAGCTCCCAGCTTCAGATTGTCCACCCGAGCATCCTCCTTCTGAACCTCTGGACAGTGGGTCACAATCTGCTCTGCAAACCAACAATCTTAAAGGATCCACTGTTTCTAAACCCATCGCTGCAGGACCAAGTTCTACTGTCACAAGTGAGAGTGAGGGAGTTCAGAAACCAGGGACGGAGGTGGACATGGACTCCACTGCTGGTTCCAATTCCAATGAAggtgacaaaaaaatgaaaaaaatggaaacgtCAGCAACGATCAAGAGGAACAAAGAGGAAGGAGAACAAGATGGTGATGAAACTGATGAACAGATTGGTGACATCAGCTCTAAAACCCAGACCGCTGGGCCCAAGGAATCCCAGACTCTGCATGAAGAACGCCTCCAGATCTCAGGCGGTATCGATGATGAACGCAAAGCCCAAACAGAGGCGTCCAGTGAAATGGAAATGGATTGTTCTTTCCAAGGTCAAAAAGACAGCCACATGGTCCAGTCTGTGGAAAGACTGCTAACAACTCCAGAGGCGGAGTCAGAGACAAGACAAAACAATGTGGAGGACGGCGCTGCCAGAAACGAGAGCGGCCACACAAGCATAGCGTCCAAAAGTGACGGGACGGAGGAGTCGCCCAAGAAACAAGACGGGGAGGAGACTAGGTCAAAGAAGGACACCACTGCAGACAAATCCGTCACcaagaagacaaagaaagaagacaATCCGCTTCAAGTTGACGCCGTTAAGAAAAGTCCTGTTAGAAGAAGTAcgagaggaaagaaagaggagactGTGGGGAAAGAACTTAAAGAAGAATCTGAAAATCCAGACAGGAACGAGGAGG AGGAAAGTATGAACTTTGTGACGGAGGAgaaggtggaagaggaggaggtcaaGGAGACGGTAACACCCAGGAGAAGAGGCCGAGCCAGGAGAACCAGACAGACTCCTGGTAACACACGTGaacatttcagaaatgttttcGAATGTCAT TGA